The following are encoded in a window of Paramormyrops kingsleyae isolate MSU_618 chromosome 12, PKINGS_0.4, whole genome shotgun sequence genomic DNA:
- the znf518b gene encoding uncharacterized protein znf518b produces MNPGSQHQDVFISFVESGWKKHSKAPPHSLELKFKTSDKHYCDKCRFSSRDGVQFQKHMSQHAEMTFSCSYCSHVSYTKGESQRHLVQHTGIFPFKCQFCEYGAIRNDYIVKHTERVHRIMVERASKVKRKQFTVKNGPRVPSALHSSVTRTPGTTVASVPPTGTDGNSNKVITKEKLDSANSLAKVQVELLAPLNEPIQPDRPLTVTYPPELSIPPGCFLELVEVKTVNGTKELELKLVSQQSIEGERPEKSLAGRTGEYMGENENVNMAKASYNCNLISQCEKTVVSSPSVSKQDMQQHSNFSLIKNLLAAPPAGDLKLRQNSKETLMTLKEEPEECEIELGDKIQLGAPTNKGQMVMGERQEQGKKLLINLKDSFVASQTRVTPECVSQQESSSKRPLEVSLVKELVSSSCEKHTKTGSAQIQTANSNSCPLKAPTILKCENCPVDSMPVIRPSAETPDGDVHAGDLQSGELPIISSVFSLHRGPKDIPACVGWEATRKRQLQSVPVPPSLEGQSAAGTEPPAVQEPGITVTSSASTVLVPSFSVSTSTSSAQECTKYDPEIDSQKNGTPEISQIPLPENQSSSQKVAVLEQSKNHLNKIPADITAIVNSPENQKSAEGSQPTFIPEGTMLKISSCLSKSSEHQSSHARAAENSVFSENWVPRTVLSSDASKHNISSTNMSAPCKGLKLSLKRRRSGAENEGMDGHWVQQDTQYGEEQGHSYKQSKEKKKSKKEKKSSKLKVLLEKSGTSEGDLSRQWLIPLKEDQLVTSPAPNQPVVILNHPRPRASTVHPRVIPKHVWNTDRDVPFDTVESLLKMKLKKVNRNKYQVVGFVYRDPTRMIIC; encoded by the coding sequence ATGAATCCGGGAAGTCAACACCAAGATGTTTTCATTTCGTTTGTGGAGAGCGGCTGGAAGAAGCACAGCAAAGCACCTCCCCATTCACTGGAACTGAAGTTTAAAACTTCAGACAAACATTACTGTGACAAATGTCGCTTTTCATCTAGAGATGGTGTGCAGTTCCAGAAGCATATGTCCCAACACGCAGAAATGACTTTTTCCTGTTCTTACTGCAGCCACGTTTCCTACACGAAAGGTGAATCTCAGCGTCATCTCGTCCAGCACACGGGCATCTTTCCCTTTAAGTGCCAATTCTGTGAGTATGGAGCGATAAGGAATGACTACATAGTTAAACATACGGAGAGGGTTCACAGGATCATGGTAGAAAGGGCCAGCAAAGTGAAAAGGAAACAATTCACTGTAAAAAATGGTCCTCGGGTCCCATCAGCATTGCACTCTTCTGTGACACGTACGCCGGGGACCACAGTGGCTAGTGTGCCACCTACTGGTACAGATGGTAATTCTAATAAGGTGATTACTAAGGAAAAGCTGGACAGTGCTAACAGTTTAGCTAAAGTACAGGTGGAGCTCTTAGCACCTCTGAATGAACCCATTCAACCAGACCGGCCTCTCACTGTCACTTACCCTCCAGAGCTGTCCATCCCACCTGGTTGCTTTCTTGAACTTGTGGAAGTGAAAACTGTGAATGGGACTAAGGAACTGGAGCTTAAGTTAGTCTCACAGCAGTCTATCGAAGGAGAAAGACCAGAGAAAAGTCTGGCAGGTCGAACTGGAGAATATATGggagaaaatgaaaatgttaatATGGCTAAAGCATCCTACAACTGCAATCTTATTTCGCAGTGTGAGAAAACCGTGGTCTCCAGCCCATCTGTGTCAAAACAGGACATGCAGCAGCATAGCAACTTCTCACTGATTAAGAACTTATTagctgcaccacctgctggtgacCTGAAATTGAGGCAAAACTCAAAGGAGACACTAATGACATTGAAAGAGGAGCCTGAAGAATGCGAAATTGAGCTTGGAGACAAAATTCAGCTTGGAGCCCCAACCAACAAAGGCCAAATGGTAATGGGTGAAAGGCAAGAACAGGGCAAGAAGCTGCTTATCAATCTCAAGGACTCTTTTGTGGCGTCACAGACTAGAGTTACTCCTGAGTGTGTCAGCCAGCAAGAGTCCAGTTCTAAAAGACCCTTAGAGGTATCTCTGGTCAAAGAACTTGTTTCTTCTTCATGTGAGAAACACACAAAGACTGGTTCCGCACAGATCCAAACAGCGAACAGTAACAGCTGTCCCTTAAAGGCTCCGACCATTTTGAAATGTGAAAATTGTCCCGTTGATTCAATGCCTGTTATTAGGCCCAGTGCTGAGACGCCTGATGGAGATGTGCATGCTGGTGACCTGCAATCTGGGGAATTGCCCATTATTTCATCAGTGTTTTCCCTGCACCGGGGGCCCAAGGATATTCCTGCATGTGTTGGCTGGGAAGCCACCAGGAAACGACAGCTTCAGTCGGTTCCAGTGCCACCTTCTTTGGAAGGCCAGAGTGCTGCTGGGACTGAGCCCCCTGCTGTACAAGAACCAGGGATTACAGTGACTTCAAGTGCCAGCACAGTGTTAGTTCCTAGTTTTAGTGTTAGTACCAGTACTAGCAGCGCACAAGAATGTACTAAATATGATCCTGAAATAGACTCCCAAAAAAACGGAACTCCTGAGATTTCACAAATCCCCCTGCCAGAAAATCAGTCATCGAGCCAAAAGGTTGCAGTGTTGGAACAGAGCAAAAACCATCTTAACAAAATTCCTGCAGATATAACTGCTATAGTCAATAGCCCTGAAAACCAAAAAAGTGCTGAAGGCTCTCAGCCTACGTTTATTCCCGAGGGCACCATGCTTAAAATCTCAAGCTGCCTGTCGAAGTCCTCAGAGCATCAGAGCTCTCATGCCAGAGCTGCTGAGAATTCTGTCTTCAGTGAGAACTGGGTGCCCAGGACAGTCCTTTCCAGTGACGCCAGCAAGCACAACATTTCCAGTACAAATATGTCCGCTCCGTGCAAAGGGCTCAAGCTCTCATTGAAGCGGAGGAGATCTGGTGCGGAGAACGAGGGAATGGATGGACACTGGGTTCAGCAGGATACACAGTATGGGGAAGAGCAGGGCCACTCGTATAAACAGtccaaagaaaaaaagaagagtAAGAAAGAGAAGAAGTCTTCAAAATTGAAGGTCTTGTTGGAAAAGTCTGGGACTAGCGAAGGGGACCTGAGCAGACAGTGGTTAATTCCACTCAAAGAGGATCAGCTAGTTACATCCCCAGCCCCAAATCAACCAGTTGTCATTCTAAACCACCCCAGACCCCGTGCGTCGACCGTCCACCCAAGGGTGATCCCCAAGCATGTGTGGAACACCGATCGAGATGTGCCTTTTGATACAGTAGAGAGCTTGTTAAAAATGAAGCTAAAGAAAGTGAATCGAAATAAATACCAGGTGGTGGGATTTGTTTATAGGGACCCGACAAGGATGATAATATGCTAG